In one window of Camelina sativa cultivar DH55 chromosome 15, Cs, whole genome shotgun sequence DNA:
- the LOC109129170 gene encoding uncharacterized protein LOC109129170, with protein sequence MAVPTFVMSCFRIPKTITRKITSAISTFWWSSSGQSRGLHWIAWDRLCCSKDEGGLGFRCLDDFNTALLAKQLWRLISVLDCLFARVFKGCYYRHSDPLDPIKSYSPSYGWRSIVSARSLVNKGLITRVGSGASISVWTDPWIPAQLPRPALSTGSPADPLLRVSNFIDRTSNSWDMAQLIATFVPEDVAIISALPLRQPDKPDLLGWHFTKSGKYTVKSGYHILRSNVADIPSNPSIWAKHCTSSGLCLENPVSPEIASFYVASAFGLCCRDG encoded by the coding sequence ATGGCGGTTCCAACCTTTGTGATGTCGTGTTTCCGTATTCCAAAGACGATAACTAGGAAGATAACCAGTGCCATCTCGACTTTTTGGTGGAGTTCCTCGGGGCAATCAAGGGGCCTCCATTGGATAGCTTGGGATAGGCTGTGTTGCAGCAAAGATGAAGGAGGCTTGGGGTTTAGGTGTTTGGACGATTTTAACACGGCTCTGCTGGCGAAACAGCTTTGGCGGCTGATTTCTGTTCTGGATTGTCTCTTTGCACGGGTATTTAAAGGCTGCTATTATCGGCATTCTGATCCTTTGGATCCAATTAAGTCTTATTCCCCATCTTATGGTTGGCGGAGTATAGtatctgctcgctctctggttaataaaggacTGATTACACGGGTAGGATCTGGTGCTTCCATCTCGGTATGGACAGACCCATGGATCCCTGCTCAACTCCCGAGACCAGCACTGAGTACGGGGTCACCTGCTGACCCTTTGCTCCGAGTTTCAAACTTTATTGACAGGACGTCTAACTCCTGGGACATGGCCCAACTTATAGCTACCTTTGTACCGGAAGATGTTGCTATAATTTCTGCATTACCATTGCGACAACCGGATAAACCGGATTTGTTgggttggcattttactaagtcTGGTAAATATACGGTTAAATCCGGGTATCATATCCTCCGGTCCAATGTGGCGGATATACCTTCGAATCCAAGTATTTGGGCCAAGCATTGTACCTCTTCAGGCCTCTGTTTGGAAAATCCGGTGTCCCCTGAAATTGCgtcattttatgtggcaagtgctTTCGGGTTGTGTTGCCGTGACGGCTAA